The genomic interval ACCGGATTCCCGACGACCGACCGGTGACCGTCCTCTGTGCGAAGGGCGGTGCCAGCGAGTACGTCGCTGGCACGCTCGCGGAGCGCGGCTACGACGTCGACCACCTCGAAGACGGCATGAACGGCTGGGCGAGCATCTACGAAGCGGTCGAAGTCGACCGCTACGACGGCGCGGGGACGCTCCTCCAGTACCAGCGCCCGTCCTCGGGCTGTCTCGGCTACCTCGTCTACGACGACGGGGAGGCCGCTATCATCGACCCGCTACGGGCGTTCACCGACCGCTACCTCGCCGACGCCGACGAACTGGGCGTCGAACTGAAGTACGCTATCGACACCCACATCCACGCCGACCACCTCTCGGGCGTCCGCGCGCTCGACGACGCGGGCGTCGAGGGCGTCATCCCCGAGGCGGCCGTCGACCGCGGCGTCACGTACGCCGACGAGATGACGCTCGCGGCCGACGGCGACACCTTCGCCGTCGGTGACGCCACCGTCGAAGCCGTCTACACCCCCGGTCACACGACCGGGATGACCTCGTACCTCGTCGACGACAGCCTGCTCGCGACCGGCGACGGCCTGTTCGTCGAGAGCGTCGCCCGGCCCGACCTCGAAGAGGGCGACGACGGCGCACCCGACGCCGCCAGGATGCTCTACGAGTCGCTTCAGGAGCGCGTCCTGACGCTCCCCGACGACACCCTCGTCGGCGGGGCCCACTTCAGCGACGCCGCCGAGTCCGCGAACGACGGCACCTACACGGCACCGATTGGCGAGCTCGTCGAGGAGATGGACGCGCTGACGATGGACGAAGACGAGTTCGTCGAACTCGTCCTCTCGGACATGCCCCCGCGGCCCGCCAACTACGAGGACATCATCGCGACCAACCTCGGGCAGAACGAGGTCGACGACGAGGAGGCGTTCACGCTCGAACTCGGACCGAACAACTGCGCCGCAAGCCAGGAATCCCTCGCGGGTGACTAACGACGCCAATGGTGACTGACCCCATACTGCTCCAGACGGCCGCCGAGCTGTTTCCCAACGGAATCAGTCGCTACGCCGTCGGCGGGCTACTCGTCGGCCTCGGGACCGTCCTGATCTACCTCGGGACCGGGATTCCCGCTGGCGCGAGTACCTTTCTGGAATCGACGCTGTCGTACGTCTCCGACCAGCCGCGGTTCCAGCAGTACGTGTCCTCGCGCGACTGGCGCGTCGTGTTCACGGCTGGCATCGTCTTGGGCGGAGCGGCGTTCGCTGCGACGTTCCAGTCTGGCCTAGTATCGAGCTCGCTCTACCAACCGGGAACCACCGGACAGCTGTACGAGGTCGCGGGCGTGACGCTCTGGACGACCGAGGTCCAGCCGTGGCGGTTGTTCCTGGGCGGCATCCTCGTCGGTATCGGCACCCGGGTCGGCAAGGGCTGTACGTCGGGCCACGGCGTCTGTGGCGTCGGTTCGGCGTCGAAGACGTCGCTCGTCGGCGTGCTGACGTTCCTGACCGTGGCAATCGGTACCGCGCAGGTCGTCGCCGCGCTGGGGGTGAGCCCATGAGCGACCGCCACCCCCTGTTCGTGCCGCTGATCTTCGTCGGCGGCCTGATATTCGGGTTCGGGCTCGGGTTCAGCCACATGGCGCGCCCGGAAGTCGTGCTGGACTTCCTCCAGTTCGAGGACCTCGGACTCCCGTTCGTCATGTTCGGTGCCGCAATCGTCTCCGGGGTCGCGTTCGCACTGCTCCCCCGCATCCGGGACGCCGCACCCCTCACAGGGAAGCCCTACGAGCGCCGGTTGAAGCCGTTCGACCGGAACGTCCTCGTCGGCGGCGCGATATTCGGCGTCGGCTGGGGCCTGTCCGGTATCTGTCCGGGTGCGGCGTACGCGAGCCTCGGGGTCGGTAACGTCACCATCCTCTGGGCGCTCGCCGGGATGTTCCTCGGCGCGTACCTCCAGGGCTGGTGGCGCAGTCGCACTCGGACTCGTGACACTGCGGCGACCGGCGCAGACTGAGTTCTCCGATTTCCATGGACCTCGCTCTCATCGCCCTCTTCGCCGGTGCAGGGCTCGCCAGCCTGTTCATGGCGTGGGTCATCGGTGCCGGGTCGAGCGGTGCCACCCCGTTCGCTCCCGCCGTCGGGGCGAACGCCATCGGGACGATGCGGGCCGCCCTTCTGGTCGGTCTCTTCGGGTTCGCCGGTGCCGTCACGCAGGGTGGCAACGTCTCGGAAGCCGTCGGGAGCGGTCTGGTCGGCGGTATGAGTATGCCCGTCGCTGGCGTCATCCTCGTGTTGGTGTTGGGTGCCGGACTGATGGCAGTCGGCATCATCACGGGGTACCCGATTGCGACCGCGTTCACAGTGACCGGAGCCGTCATCGGCGTCGGTCTCGCCCTCGGTGGCACGCCGGTCTGGCCGAAGTACCAGCAGATCGCCGCCGTCTGGGTGTTGACACCGTTCGTGGGTAGCGGGGTCGCGTACGCCATCGCGAGTATCCTCCCGCGACCCGACGTACCCGAACGGTACAGCGTCCCCGTCCTCGTCGGCCTCGTCGCGGCCGTCCTCGTGAACGTCGAGTTCGGTTTCCTCGGCGGGGCCAACTCCGCAGGGACTCTCCGAGAGGTCGGCCAGCAGGTACTGGCGGTCGACGGAGGTGCATCGGCGGTCGTCGTTACCGGCGGTGTAGCAGTGGCCGTCGCGACCGTCGTCTGGTGGGATATCGGCCGAGACCAGCACGGGGGGTTGCAACGCGTGTTGCTCGCGCTCGGTTCGCTCGTCGCGTTCTCCGCGGGCGGTAGTCAGGTCGGACTCGCGGTCGGGCCGCTGATTCCGCTCCTCGACGAGGTCGAGATGGTTTCGATGGTCGCCGTGCTCGTCGGTGGTGGCCTCGGGATGCTCGCGGGGTCGTGGACGGGTGCCCCGAGGATGATCAAGTCGCTGGCGCAGGACTACTCGTCGCTGGGACCGCGGCGCGCTATCTCGGCACTCGTCCCGTCGTTCCTGATCGCACAGCTGGCCGTCCTGTTAGGCGTCCCCGTGTCGTTCAACGAGGTCGTCGTTAGCGCCATCATCGGGAGCGGTGCGGCAGTGGGTGGACGGGATGCGGTCGACGCACGGAAGATCGGCGTGACGCTGGGAGCGTGGGTGGGTTCGTTCGCGCTCTCGTTCGGGCTCGCGTACGTCGCTACCGCTATGGCCCTGTAGTCTGTCGCGGAGGGAGTCTCGGTGTCCGTCGTTCGACCACACGAACCGACCTCGCCTTCGGGGCGAGTCGGCTCTCGCCGACGACTGTTTTCCGTCAGACCAACCGCTCGACGAGTCTGCTGGCTGTTCGAGATTCTCCCGTCGCTTTGTACTGGCCGGTCGGGCATGCGTACCGTCTTCGTACGAACCGTTCCGCCGACCGGCGTCAATACGGCTATGTTCCATTTCCGTCACTGGATGCGCGGCCCATGGAGGTGGCCGGGCCGTTTCCGGAGTCGGTCGGCCCTATATCTTATCCATAAGTTATCGATACTCCAGTCGAGGTTACGCGAATATAGTATTGTGTAGTAGACCCAAAACTGTTAAACGCACGAACCGGGTAGAGGGTATTGAGCAGAAATGTACCAACACCGAATTTCCGCGGTCGGAGATCAGAGGGAGAATCGATGGCAGGATTAGAAGTACCGACGTGGGATCCGGAGACGGCCTTGCTCATCGGCACGATACTACTCGAAGCAATCGTGCTGTACGTGGGCTACGGCGGTCTCGAACGGCTACTCGGACCCTACATCATGGAACTCCTAGTCGAGGGTGAACAGAATGCTCGATAAGCTATTCGACGGACTCGGGGTACTGGAGACGAGCCCGGAGATGCTGGTCCTGTTCGTCGGATTCGGTCTCGTCGTCGGCGTGCTGTTCGGGTTCTTCGGCATGGGTGGGTCGTTCCTCGTCACCCCCGCCCTGCTGATGTTAGACTACCCGGCACCCGTCGCGGTCGGTAGCGGGATGGCGTTCGTCTTCGGCACCGCAGTCATCGCGACCCTGAAACACCACGACCTCGGGCAGGTCGACTACAAACTCGGCGTAATCATGATCACCGGAACGACCATCGGAATCGAGGCCGGACGCGCCAGCGTCTACTATCTCGAATCGCTGGGACTGGCCGGTGGCATCATCAGTATCGCCTACGTCGTCCTGCTGGGCGGGGTCGGAGCGATGGTCACCCGTGACGCCCTGACGAGCGATGGTGACGGTGGTATCGACCACGAGGCGGCCGACAAGGACCTCAGCGAGTACGAGATTCCCGAGGTCGCGAAGACGATTCAACGGACGGTTCGGATTCCGCCGATGGTGACGCTTCGCGGCGATGTCCGCGTCTCCGCGTGGGTCATCACGGCCGTCGCCTTCGCGACCGGCCTCCTGTCGGGATTCCTCGGTGTCGGTGGCGGATTCATCCGGATGCCTGCGATGATATACGCCATCGGCGTCCCGGTCCCGGTCGCGGTCGGGACCGACCTCTTCGAGATCGTCTTCTCCGGTGGTCTGGGGAGTTACCTCTACGGTCAGGGAGGTGGCGTCGACCTCGGTATCGTCGCGCCGCTGTTGCTGGGGAGCGCGCTCGGCGCTCGCATCGGCTCTGCAGCGACCGCCGTCGTCGACGCCGACGACATCAAGATCTACTTCGGCGGGATGCTACTGGTCGGGGCCGCCGCTGTCGGCGTCGGTGAGGTCGGCTCCTACGTCGGCAACTCGACCCTCGAACTGCTCGGACTGGTGCTCGTCATCGGCGCGGCAGTCGTCGTCGCTATCGCCATCCTCTACACGACCGTTTCGTCGCTACGTGTGACGAATCGCCAGCAAGCGTCCACCGCCGACTGATTCGTTTTCGCTCGGTGTTCGAGAGTGAAAGTCCCGCCAGATGGAGTGGCCGACCGCCGGGCGACACCGACGTTCCGCTCTTCGACTACCGGCTTCCCCGCAGAATCGCTCTCCGGGTGACCCACTCCGGACCCGAGTTGTATCTCACAATATTGTGAAAATTGAGGAATACTTTTGGTCCTGTCGGTCGAACTGTTGAATATGAGCGATACGTTCGTGGTCGTCGGCGGGGACGCCGCAGGGATGAGCGCCGCGAGCAAGGCCAAGCGCGAGGACCCGCAACTAAACGTCGTCGTCTTCGAGAAGGGCGAGTGGGTGTCCTACGCCGCCTGCGGGATGCCCTACTACGTCAAAGGCGAGGTAGAGAGCCTCGACGACTTGGTCGCCGTGACGGCCGAGGAGTTCCGAGAGGAGCGCGACATCGACTTACGAACCGGCCACGAGGTCGTCGAAGTCGACCCGGAGGCCGAGACCGTCACCGTCGAGGGTGACGGCGATACGTTCGAACAGCCCTACGACCACCTCCTCGTTGCGACCGGGGCGACCGCCGTCGAACCGCCGTTCGACGGCCTCGACCTCGACGGCGTGTTCACCATCCACGACATGGACGAAGCCGGTGCCATCGAGGACTACGTGACCGAGCGCGCGCCCGACACCGCGGGCATCGTCGGCGGGGGATACGTCGGCATCGAGATGGCCGAAGCCCTGTCGGCACGGGGAGCCGAGGTCCACCTCTACGAGATGCTCCCTCACGTCCTCCAGCCGTTCGGTGACGCGGTCGCGGAGGTCGTCGAGGACCACCTGCGAGAGCAGGGCGTCCATCTGCACCTCGACACCGCGGTTTCGGGGTTCGACGGTGACGGGGCCGTCGAGCGCGTCGTCCTCGAAGACGGGGCTCGTCCCGCCGATATCGCGATAGTCGGCGTCGGCGTCGCGCCGAACACCGGCCTCGCCGAGGACGCTGGCATCGAAGTGGGCGAGACCGGAGCCATCGCGACCGACGAATTCGGCCGGACGAACGACGAGAACGTCTACGCCGCGGGCGACTGCGCGGAGGCCCGCCACGTCGTGACTGGCGAGCCCGACCACGTACCGCTGGCGCTGACCGCGAACCGCGCTGGCCGTGCAATCGGCCAGACCGTCGCTGGCGACCCGGAACCGGTCGGTGAGACCGCCGGGACGGCCATCGTCAAGGCGTTCGACCTCGGCGCTTCCCGCACAGGCATCGTCGACGAACGGCGGGCGCGAGAGGCTGGCTTCGACCCCGTCTCGGTCTCGATTTCGGCACCGTCGAGAGCCCACTACTACCCCGGCGGGGACGAACTGACCGTCACGCTGCTGGCTGACCGGGAGTCCGGCCGACTGCTCGGCGGAACGGTCGTCGGTCGCGAGGGCGCAAAGCGAATCGACACGATTGCGATGGCGCTGACGGCGGGCATGACGGTGACCGAACTGCGGAACGCAGACCTGGCCTACGCGCCGCCGTTCAGCCCCGTCTGGGACCCGGTCCTCACGGCGGCGAAAGTCCTCGGCGGCAAACTCGACTGACCATGCGCGACGGTACCCCGGCCGCGCACGTCCGAGCGAACCGCGAGGAGTTGGTCGAACTCGCCCTCGAACTGCTCGCGGTCGACACGTCGAACCCACCCGGCGATACCCGACATATCGTCGACGCAATCGAGGATTTCCTCGACGCGCTACCGGTCGACGTCGAGCGATTCGCGGCCGACTCGGCGAAGCCGAACCTCCTCGTTCGGGTCCCCGGAGCCTCGGACCGCACGCTGTTGTACAACGGACATCTCGATACCGTACCGTTCGACGCCGATGCGTGGACGCACGACCCGCTTGGCGAACGCGTCGGCGAGCGTCTCTACGGTCGCGGGGCGACCGACATGAAAGGCAGCGTCGCGTCGATGCTGTTCGCGATTCGGGCGTTTACAGCGACCGATACCGAGCCGCCGGTCGACCTCCTGTTCGCTCTGGTGAGCGACGAGGAGGTCGGCGGGGACGCCGGTCTGCCCGCGCTGTTGGAGGGCGACCGTCTCGATGCAGACGCTTGCGTGATCGGCGAACCGACCTGCGAGACCGGGCGACACTCCGTGACCGTCGCCGACCGCGGCAGTATCTGGTTGACACTCGAGGCGAGCGGTGAGGGGGCTCACGGCTCACGGCCATCGCTCGGCGTCAACGCGATCGACCGACTCTACGACGCCGTCGAGACCCTTCGAGGTCGCTTCGGCTCTCGGGAACTCGACCTCGATACCGACGTGGAAGCCATCGTAG from Halorussus salilacus carries:
- a CDS encoding sulfite exporter TauE/SafE family protein — translated: MLDKLFDGLGVLETSPEMLVLFVGFGLVVGVLFGFFGMGGSFLVTPALLMLDYPAPVAVGSGMAFVFGTAVIATLKHHDLGQVDYKLGVIMITGTTIGIEAGRASVYYLESLGLAGGIISIAYVVLLGGVGAMVTRDALTSDGDGGIDHEAADKDLSEYEIPEVAKTIQRTVRIPPMVTLRGDVRVSAWVITAVAFATGLLSGFLGVGGGFIRMPAMIYAIGVPVPVAVGTDLFEIVFSGGLGSYLYGQGGGVDLGIVAPLLLGSALGARIGSAATAVVDADDIKIYFGGMLLVGAAAVGVGEVGSYVGNSTLELLGLVLVIGAAVVVAIAILYTTVSSLRVTNRQQASTAD
- a CDS encoding MBL fold metallo-hydrolase — encoded protein: MNADDFPTPDASVETIDPESLKDRIDAGEDVTLLDARMESDYEEWRIDGENVTSINVPYFEFLDDEIDDEVLDRIPDDRPVTVLCAKGGASEYVAGTLAERGYDVDHLEDGMNGWASIYEAVEVDRYDGAGTLLQYQRPSSGCLGYLVYDDGEAAIIDPLRAFTDRYLADADELGVELKYAIDTHIHADHLSGVRALDDAGVEGVIPEAAVDRGVTYADEMTLAADGDTFAVGDATVEAVYTPGHTTGMTSYLVDDSLLATGDGLFVESVARPDLEEGDDGAPDAARMLYESLQERVLTLPDDTLVGGAHFSDAAESANDGTYTAPIGELVEEMDALTMDEDEFVELVLSDMPPRPANYEDIIATNLGQNEVDDEEAFTLELGPNNCAASQESLAGD
- a CDS encoding FAD-dependent oxidoreductase, giving the protein MSDTFVVVGGDAAGMSAASKAKREDPQLNVVVFEKGEWVSYAACGMPYYVKGEVESLDDLVAVTAEEFREERDIDLRTGHEVVEVDPEAETVTVEGDGDTFEQPYDHLLVATGATAVEPPFDGLDLDGVFTIHDMDEAGAIEDYVTERAPDTAGIVGGGYVGIEMAEALSARGAEVHLYEMLPHVLQPFGDAVAEVVEDHLREQGVHLHLDTAVSGFDGDGAVERVVLEDGARPADIAIVGVGVAPNTGLAEDAGIEVGETGAIATDEFGRTNDENVYAAGDCAEARHVVTGEPDHVPLALTANRAGRAIGQTVAGDPEPVGETAGTAIVKAFDLGASRTGIVDERRAREAGFDPVSVSISAPSRAHYYPGGDELTVTLLADRESGRLLGGTVVGREGAKRIDTIAMALTAGMTVTELRNADLAYAPPFSPVWDPVLTAAKVLGGKLD
- a CDS encoding YeeE/YedE family protein, giving the protein MVTDPILLQTAAELFPNGISRYAVGGLLVGLGTVLIYLGTGIPAGASTFLESTLSYVSDQPRFQQYVSSRDWRVVFTAGIVLGGAAFAATFQSGLVSSSLYQPGTTGQLYEVAGVTLWTTEVQPWRLFLGGILVGIGTRVGKGCTSGHGVCGVGSASKTSLVGVLTFLTVAIGTAQVVAALGVSP
- a CDS encoding inorganic phosphate transporter, which produces MDLALIALFAGAGLASLFMAWVIGAGSSGATPFAPAVGANAIGTMRAALLVGLFGFAGAVTQGGNVSEAVGSGLVGGMSMPVAGVILVLVLGAGLMAVGIITGYPIATAFTVTGAVIGVGLALGGTPVWPKYQQIAAVWVLTPFVGSGVAYAIASILPRPDVPERYSVPVLVGLVAAVLVNVEFGFLGGANSAGTLREVGQQVLAVDGGASAVVVTGGVAVAVATVVWWDIGRDQHGGLQRVLLALGSLVAFSAGGSQVGLAVGPLIPLLDEVEMVSMVAVLVGGGLGMLAGSWTGAPRMIKSLAQDYSSLGPRRAISALVPSFLIAQLAVLLGVPVSFNEVVVSAIIGSGAAVGGRDAVDARKIGVTLGAWVGSFALSFGLAYVATAMAL
- a CDS encoding M20 family metallopeptidase codes for the protein MRDGTPAAHVRANREELVELALELLAVDTSNPPGDTRHIVDAIEDFLDALPVDVERFAADSAKPNLLVRVPGASDRTLLYNGHLDTVPFDADAWTHDPLGERVGERLYGRGATDMKGSVASMLFAIRAFTATDTEPPVDLLFALVSDEEVGGDAGLPALLEGDRLDADACVIGEPTCETGRHSVTVADRGSIWLTLEASGEGAHGSRPSLGVNAIDRLYDAVETLRGRFGSRELDLDTDVEAIVDESVEYYTPLLGEDAARDLFASPSINLGVFEGGDAINSVPESARAQIDIRLTAGVQTPEMLSEVRSCVADCEGVTIADVSRSIGTAESLDSPIVRAVASTAESVTGERVFRRSATGGGDAKALRNAGIPTVEFALGTDTVHAPDEYVPVDALVDNAVIYTRIPTAWAFQTGRSSSTDDRTERS
- a CDS encoding YeeE/YedE family protein — its product is MSDRHPLFVPLIFVGGLIFGFGLGFSHMARPEVVLDFLQFEDLGLPFVMFGAAIVSGVAFALLPRIRDAAPLTGKPYERRLKPFDRNVLVGGAIFGVGWGLSGICPGAAYASLGVGNVTILWALAGMFLGAYLQGWWRSRTRTRDTAATGAD
- a CDS encoding DUF7512 family protein, with the translated sequence MAGLEVPTWDPETALLIGTILLEAIVLYVGYGGLERLLGPYIMELLVEGEQNAR